The Thermodesulfobacteriota bacterium DNA window CAATCCCACCACCCCGGATTCAACCAGCACGCGGGGGAACTGTGAATCGATAAACCGATGCCCGGTGATGCCGTACCCCAGTATCGGGCGCTTTGTCCAGTCGGCTATCGCCTGTTTGGCGGAAAGAATCCGGGCGGAAGTCGAAGGGTCCAGCCGTATTTTTCCCAGTGAAACCTGGGCCTCACTCTGGGGAGTCTGTCGAAAGGTATAAGCAACTCTTTGTTTAACCACGGCCGGCAGAAAAAAAGGACTCATCGCCATCATGACCAGGACAAACGCCAGCAAAAATCCTTTTTTTCTTGTAAAAAGAGAAACGACGATCAGCATGACCGGCAGGGCCAGATAAGAAACCCTGGATTGGGTGAAAAGAAACGGCGGGATGATCACCGCGGCCAGCAACACCACCATTCTTTTAAGATTGTAATTATCGCTCAGAAGAAACAGGCCGGCCGTTATGGCCAGCATAAACATCAGGTATCCGCCAAAGGTATTGGGCTCGCCGCTTTCCCCTTCAAAGGGGGCGGTGACCCGGCCGCCGCCGGGTATCTGGAAAAGACCGACAAGGGCCACAATAAAACAGGTTACCAGCAGAAAATAAACCATTCGCCTGGCCTGGTCATCGGTATGGACATAATTGACCACCATGAAAAAAACGATGAAATATTCAAAATATTTTAAAACGAAAAACATGCCTGTTTTGGGGTCGACATTTCCTGCCATGATGCCCAGGCCCGTCGACAACACACACACGAACAAATAGATGAACAAAGGTTTGTTCAGCGGCGTTTTCAGAAAAAGGCCGATATCTTTGTAAACCGCGTTGCGGGCGAACCAGCCGGCGCCGATAATAATCAGTAAAAAATCTTCAAACCGGAGGGTAACCCCCCGCCCGAGAGAGCTGCCGCCAGTGGATCCGGCCACAAACTCGGGCGACAACAGCATGGAAAAAATCAACAGGTAAAGGCTGAATTCAACATTCAGAAAAGAAATAAAAAAAATGAACAGCGCCACTATTCCCAGGAAAAGATGCCAGGCGGAGAACTGGGTAACAGCGTATCCGGCGAAAAGCGCCAGAGCCAGAAACCCTATGGCCGATAATAATGTCCTCAAGACATGTTCCAGAACAGGCTGATCAGCAGCAGCAGGATCACCAGCGTAATCGCGGCCACGGCCGCTTTGTTCTGGGAGACCAGACTGATCAGGGAACCGATCTGCCCCATCCCGGTCGCCGTCTGATGATTTCTATCATTCGGCTCCTGGTTCTCGCTGTAATAATATTTGGAATGATATTTCAGGTATTCAGGGCCGATTTCAGGCCTGACGCTGTTTAAAATAACGCCCACCACATTGGCACGCACCGCCACCAGCGTATCCTTGGCGCGTTTGAGAACGTTCCGGGCGATCCTTCCGGCGGTATATACGATAATGACCCCGTCCACCAGGGTGGCTACCTGGCTGGCATCGGCCACGGGAAGCGTCGGGGGAACGTCGACAATAATAAAATCATAGTAGGGATAAACCGTCTGGATAAACGTTTTAAACTGCTCTGAATTCAGTATTTCGCCGGGATTATCCACCTTAGTGCCGGCGGTGACCACATGGAGATTATCCAGTCCCGGCGTTTTTAAAACATCATCAATCTCCAGCTCACCCACCATCATATCCGAGATGGTGCTGGTTATCTCTTCAATCCGGCAATTGCCCAGCACATAATCGGTCAGTCCGGGTTCACGGTTAAGGCCGAAAACCTTATGAAGGGACGACCTCCTGAGATCGGCTTCGACCAGCAGCACCTTCTGGCCGTTTTGAGACAGCGATACGGCCAGGTTCACGCAGTTTAATGTTTTTCCTTCCTGCAGGTAGGAACTGGTGACGATAAAAGATTTGATTTTCTTCTCAATGTTCAGAAACTGCAGATTGGTTCGCAGGGTTCGGAACGCTTCGGCAGCCAGGGATTTGGGGTCATAATGGGTAATCAGATCGGCATTTTCTTCCTCGCCTGTGTCCGTATCCGGGCGGGCCTCTTTTCTTTCCAGAAACATGGAAGGGATAACACCCAGAACGGGAACTTTCAGCAGGCTCTCCAGATCCTCAATGGTGCCCATGGACGTATCAAACGCTTCCAGGCCGAACGCGCCCACGAATCCGACAATCAACCCCAGGAGAAGCCCGGTGAAAACGATCATTAGCTTGGAGGGGATGTTAAAAGGCCCGGAAGGAATTAAAGCGGGCTTGACGATACTGACATCCGCCATGGTTCCCGACTCCTGGATCAGCAGGTTCTGCTGTTTTTCCTGAAGCTGGGAGTATAATTTATCGGCTAAATCGACACTCCGTTGAAGTTTAGCCAGTGTCTGGGCGTTTTCCGGCAGGCGGTTGCTTTGCGCCAGCAGATCCTGTTCTCTTTCAGCCAGCTTTTCTTCCTGTTTGATCAGATAGTCCTTTCGGGTCTGGAGCTGATTGCCGGCCTCATCGATAACGGTGCGGATTTTGCCCTCCACCGCCTTTACCTGAGGGTGCTCCGGCGTGAACTGCAGCAGCAGCTCTCTCCTTTCCAGCCGCAAGGCTTCAAACCGCTGCTGCAGGGTCGGAAACATGGCATCTTCCCTGCCGCCGGGAAAAACAATCTCGGCAATGGTTTCATAGGATTCAAACGTATCCGCGCCAAAAAGCGACTGCGTTTTTTCAATCCACTTTCTTTCCTCCCGGACCGCGTCAAGATCTTTCCTGGCCTCGGAATAAAGCCGCAGAAGCTCCTGGGTCTGGGTGTCAATGGAAAAAATGGAATTTTCTTCCTTGAATCGCTGCAGGTCAGTCTCCGCCTGCTTCATTTTGGATTCCGTCAACGCCATCTGCTGTTCAATAAAGGTGCGGGTCTCGTTGAGCTTCTTGTTCCCTTGGGCAATATCATACTCCTGATAGGCGGCAGCCAGGGCATTGGCTATGGCTGCAGCCTCTTCCGCGTCCCTGTCGATAACGGTAATATTGATGATATTGGTGCCGGGTTCCTGCTCGGCGCTGACCTTGGATTTCATGCCCTGGATCGTGGAAAAATGTGCCTTGCTGGCACGAACGTCGTTCATGGTGAGATCCCGCGGCAGCACCCCCATCTTCTGTACGGCCACGAGGATAACCGGGAAACTGGTAATCGTATAGGCGTGAGTGGTGATGTCTTCCTGGGGAATCCAGAAGCCGCCGCTCATTTTGGAGCGGTTCTCGATTTTGATGGCCGAACCGGCCTTGTATAGAGGCTGAGGCTCTTTGAACCGGGCAAAACCGTAGCTGAAGACAACGATAGCCGCTGTTATAACAGCGATCACCGACTTCCGTTTTCTGATAATTCTCCAGTAATCCCGGAGATTCAGATCATATTGTGTCATTGAAATTTATCACCTGTATATATTGATTAATATGAAAGAATCTTTTACACGTTTTTTAATCGTTGAGGTCATCGATCTCTTCATAGGATCGGGTCGGCATCGAAATCAGATTGAAAATCGGCCGGATCTGATCCACAAACAGCTTGACGCTGCCGATGGAACTTCTGGGGATATAGACCAGATCGCCGTTGACCAGGTCCAGATTCTGTGCCTGACTCCCCTGTTCGACCAGAGACCGGACATTGGCGGCAATCACCTCCGGAGAAGTGATATCTCCCCGGACGATGCGGGTTTCTTCCGGGCGGCCGAAGATGGTGGGTCCGCCGGCCTGGGCGATGGCATCAAACAGCTTCATGCTGGAACCGCTGAAGGAATACCTGCCGGGTTTGTTGACCTCGCCAAATACATATACCCGGGATGAACCTTCTGCCATACGGGGGACAAATATCAGGTCTTCGTTATCCAGAACCGGATCCTGGGATCGGTCTCCCTGGGTAATCGCTTTGAAGATATCCGCCTTGACCACTATGCTGCCGTTTTTGCGACGGATCTGGATATTGTTCAGGTCCGCGGTCTCTGCCAGCAAACCGCCGCCGGCCAGAACTTCCAGCAGTTTGGTTTTTCCAGTTAAGTATTTGATGCCGCCGCCGACCTGACGATCCAGGGCGGTATCGCTGCCCGGCCCCATTACCGTCACGAATTTGCTTTTGTACTGTTCCACGGTCACATCGATCTGGGGATCGATGATGTACCGGGACAGTTGCCGCTTGAGTTCTTCCTCCACCATGGACGGCGTCATGCCGACCACATACAGATTATTGACGAAATTAAATGAAATTTTACCGTTGGGTTTGACAACAACCTTATCGCTGCGCACACCTTCGGGCACCCAGATATCAATAGCCAGAAGGTCCATGACGCCGATTTTATATTCAGGTATTCCGTTAACAGTGGTAAACACTTCGTTTTCGAACACATCACTGGCGTCCGGCAATTCCTTGCGCAGCGAACCTCCAGCGGCGTTTTCATCGGCTACATCAACAGAAGTTTCCGGATTAACGGGAAAGGGACGGATCCCCTCTCCATCGGAAGACGCCAAAATAATGGGCGTCCCCCCTTCGACCAGCGACATCTCGGCCAGATCGAAGTAGGAACCTTCGGTCGGAAACCGGTCGTCAAGACGACCCCAGGACCCCGCTCCCTTATTCCGCCAGCAGCTGATCCCGCCGTTTTCGATGGAAGTGGCCAGCAGATCCACCCGGTCATCGCCGTCCACTTTTACCGGGAAAGCCTTCCAGAAGCTACCTTCCATCACCGGGCCGTCCATTTTGCTGAATTCGCCACGGCCGTTTCCGGCATAAACCGCCACTCCGGACCGGTAGGTGCCGGACATCAAATCAAGAAAGCCATCTCCATTGATGTCCCCCGGCGTGATGGTGTAAAATTCGCCCTGGCCCACGGTGGATGCCGGCGACCATTTTCCCTTGCCGTCACCGAACCAGACCTTGACTGAACCGTAAGTTCCCCAGCCCGCGGCGGCAATATCCAGCAGGCCGTCGCCATTAAAATCGGCGGTACATACATCCATAAACTTGCCGTTAATAGTCGGTCCGCACTCGACTTCCCAGCCGCCTTTACCGTTTCCCAGCCAGACCTGAACGCCGCCGTGGCTGTCGGCAGTGGCGTTGGCGGCGACAATATCGTAAAACCCGTCATTGTTCACATCCGCCAGTTCGATCCCCTCATAATTATTGATATGAACGGGGCTTTGACCTTTTTCCCAGGCGCCTTCCGGACCGTTCAGCCAGACCATCAGGCCGGATGATTGCCGTTGAACGGAACAGACAATATCTTTGAGTCCATCGCCGTTGATGTCCGCGGCATCAATGGACCGGATGTCTCCCTTGATCGGAAGAGCCAGGGGTTTTAAAAAATTGGCGTCTTTCTGCTTGTACCAGACAGAAACGCCTCCCGGCTCCGAAGAGCCGCCGGCAAAGTCCGGGAATCCGTCATTGTTCAAATCCGCTACGACGACGCAACGGTAGCTTCCCGACGTGATCGGGGTGCCGGCGTTAAACATGACCATCGGCTGAACGGCGGAATGGTTGGCGGCGCATCCGGCCAGCAAAGCGACGGCGCACAGAATGACGATCATGACTCCGGCAAAAAATCGCCAGCCGGTTTTTCCGGCGGTTCTGGTACTTTTATTCATATGATAAAACACTCCCTATTCCAGATCGGCCACAGCCTGTTTAACTGTTTCCGCGTCAACGGATTGCTTTTTATTCATCATCCCTATCAGAAAACAGCGGTCACAGAGATTATTGATGCGCAGCGGAACGCCATGGGAATACTCATAAACCAAAGGGATGGATTCCCCGGAGAAAATCGCCCGTTCGGATCCGGCCTGTTTGAGACGGTATTGAATATACTGGTTCGTATCCTCCTCATTCAGCGGCGGCAGATGATACTTCATGCTGATCCGTTCTTTCAATGCCTGCAATATCTCAACCTTTTTTAACAACAGCGGCTGGCCAACCATGATCAGCGTCAGCAGAAAGCGGTTATCGGCCTGGAGATTCAGCAGCATCCGCAATTCATCCAGAGTACTCTTGCTGTTGATTACATGGGCTTCATCAACCACCAGCACCGCGCCG harbors:
- a CDS encoding O-antigen ligase family protein — its product is MRTLLSAIGFLALALFAGYAVTQFSAWHLFLGIVALFIFFISFLNVEFSLYLLIFSMLLSPEFVAGSTGGSSLGRGVTLRFEDFLLIIIGAGWFARNAVYKDIGLFLKTPLNKPLFIYLFVCVLSTGLGIMAGNVDPKTGMFFVLKYFEYFIVFFMVVNYVHTDDQARRMVYFLLVTCFIVALVGLFQIPGGGRVTAPFEGESGEPNTFGGYLMFMLAITAGLFLLSDNYNLKRMVVLLAAVIIPPFLFTQSRVSYLALPVMLIVVSLFTRKKGFLLAFVLVMMAMSPFFLPAVVKQRVAYTFRQTPQSEAQVSLGKIRLDPSTSARILSAKQAIADWTKRPILGYGITGHRFIDSQFPRVLVESGVVGLSFFIFLIYSIFKMAFNSLRLTDSSFYRGLCAGYIAGTAGLLVHALGANTFIIVRIMEPFWFFTGIVFLAPTLKTAAGFGWERE
- a CDS encoding AAA family ATPase, yielding MYLDYWELREPPFLNVPSHEIFFESPQHQEAINRLLYVINHRKGVAMLTGEVGCGKTTVIRNLSSYLPSGRFEIRMLSNPAVSAVDLIRGILIQFGIPVKSTSKSVLLEELRRKLETYAAHNGGAVLVVDEAHVINSKSTLDELRMLLNLQADNRFLLTLIMVGQPLLLKKVEILQALKERISMKYHLPPLNEEDTNQYIQYRLKQAGSERAIFSGESIPLVYEYSHGVPLRINNLCDRCFLIGMMNKKQSVDAETVKQAVADLE
- a CDS encoding FG-GAP-like repeat-containing protein, translated to MNKSTRTAGKTGWRFFAGVMIVILCAVALLAGCAANHSAVQPMVMFNAGTPITSGSYRCVVVADLNNDGFPDFAGGSSEPGGVSVWYKQKDANFLKPLALPIKGDIRSIDAADINGDGLKDIVCSVQRQSSGLMVWLNGPEGAWEKGQSPVHINNYEGIELADVNNDGFYDIVAANATADSHGGVQVWLGNGKGGWEVECGPTINGKFMDVCTADFNGDGLLDIAAAGWGTYGSVKVWFGDGKGKWSPASTVGQGEFYTITPGDINGDGFLDLMSGTYRSGVAVYAGNGRGEFSKMDGPVMEGSFWKAFPVKVDGDDRVDLLATSIENGGISCWRNKGAGSWGRLDDRFPTEGSYFDLAEMSLVEGGTPIILASSDGEGIRPFPVNPETSVDVADENAAGGSLRKELPDASDVFENEVFTTVNGIPEYKIGVMDLLAIDIWVPEGVRSDKVVVKPNGKISFNFVNNLYVVGMTPSMVEEELKRQLSRYIIDPQIDVTVEQYKSKFVTVMGPGSDTALDRQVGGGIKYLTGKTKLLEVLAGGGLLAETADLNNIQIRRKNGSIVVKADIFKAITQGDRSQDPVLDNEDLIFVPRMAEGSSRVYVFGEVNKPGRYSFSGSSMKLFDAIAQAGGPTIFGRPEETRIVRGDITSPEVIAANVRSLVEQGSQAQNLDLVNGDLVYIPRSSIGSVKLFVDQIRPIFNLISMPTRSYEEIDDLND
- a CDS encoding AAA family ATPase, whose translation is MTQYDLNLRDYWRIIRKRKSVIAVITAAIVVFSYGFARFKEPQPLYKAGSAIKIENRSKMSGGFWIPQEDITTHAYTITSFPVILVAVQKMGVLPRDLTMNDVRASKAHFSTIQGMKSKVSAEQEPGTNIINITVIDRDAEEAAAIANALAAAYQEYDIAQGNKKLNETRTFIEQQMALTESKMKQAETDLQRFKEENSIFSIDTQTQELLRLYSEARKDLDAVREERKWIEKTQSLFGADTFESYETIAEIVFPGGREDAMFPTLQQRFEALRLERRELLLQFTPEHPQVKAVEGKIRTVIDEAGNQLQTRKDYLIKQEEKLAEREQDLLAQSNRLPENAQTLAKLQRSVDLADKLYSQLQEKQQNLLIQESGTMADVSIVKPALIPSGPFNIPSKLMIVFTGLLLGLIVGFVGAFGLEAFDTSMGTIEDLESLLKVPVLGVIPSMFLERKEARPDTDTGEEENADLITHYDPKSLAAEAFRTLRTNLQFLNIEKKIKSFIVTSSYLQEGKTLNCVNLAVSLSQNGQKVLLVEADLRRSSLHKVFGLNREPGLTDYVLGNCRIEEITSTISDMMVGELEIDDVLKTPGLDNLHVVTAGTKVDNPGEILNSEQFKTFIQTVYPYYDFIIVDVPPTLPVADASQVATLVDGVIIVYTAGRIARNVLKRAKDTLVAVRANVVGVILNSVRPEIGPEYLKYHSKYYYSENQEPNDRNHQTATGMGQIGSLISLVSQNKAAVAAITLVILLLLISLFWNMS